The Gammaproteobacteria bacterium DNA window CTGGTTTACAAACATTAGTGGTGGCGGGTGGTGTTAGTGCGAATCGGGAGCTACGCACTAAGTTTAATCAGATGGGCGATGTAGATGTCATTTTTCCGGGTATGAAAGTGTGTACCGATAATGGAGTAATGATAGCTTACACAGGACTGCAATATGCGTTGGAAGGAAAATTTGGTGATACTAATGAAATAAAGGTATTTCCACGTTGGTCATTGCAGTCTAAAAATAAGCATTAGTTTTTTGCGTTAATTTTAGTCTCTTTACCGCTAAGTAAATTTTTAATATTAGATTGATGACGCCATATGACTAGAATTGCGATGCAGCCAGTAAGATAAATTACTGCGGCAGGTAGGTTGATAAAATATGCAGCAATAGGCAATAAAGCCGTCGCAACTAGAGCGGCTACAGATGAATAGCCTGATAATTTCGCAGTACTAACCCATGTTACAACCCATACTAATGCAAGCATCCAATTAATACCTAGCAACACGCCTAATGTTGTGGCAACACCTTTACCGCCGCAGAATCGATAATAAATTGGAAACATGTGGCCTATCGTTGCTGCCATTCCCATTAAGCATAGTACGAATAATTCGACACCAAAGTAACGTGCAATTAGAAGAGGGATTAACCCTTTTAGTAGATCTCCTATTAAAGTTAATGCTGCTGCTTTTTTGCTCCCGGTGCGGAGCATGTTTGTCGCGCCTGGGTTACCTGATCCCAGGCTGCGAGGGTCAGGCAAGTGCAATGCGCGTGCAATTAAAATAGAGCTTGATATGGATCCTGCTAGATAGGCAAGTATGATGCACACTGCATAGATTAATTGTAGATTGCTTAAGGCAAGATTCATAAAAACTATTTTAATAGCTTAGGAAGATAGAAGTGCAAAAAGACATACTAATGCTGACCGGTTGGGGTGCAACTTGTAAAGTATGGGAGCCAATTATTCCAGCATTGAGCAATGGTTGCCAGATAAATTGCCTGACACCCACTTGGTTGAGTGATTCTCAAATTAAGTCGTCGTTAAGTGATATCGAAGGCTACAT harbors:
- the plsY gene encoding glycerol-3-phosphate 1-O-acyltransferase PlsY; translation: MNLALSNLQLIYAVCIILAYLAGSISSSILIARALHLPDPRSLGSGNPGATNMLRTGSKKAAALTLIGDLLKGLIPLLIARYFGVELFVLCLMGMAATIGHMFPIYYRFCGGKGVATTLGVLLGINWMLALVWVVTWVSTAKLSGYSSVAALVATALLPIAAYFINLPAAVIYLTGCIAILVIWRHQSNIKNLLSGKETKINAKN